The following are encoded together in the Pseudoalteromonas shioyasakiensis genome:
- a CDS encoding PepSY-associated TM helix domain-containing protein → MSNKSSINWFKLNRNLHRDIGYFCVGLVIIFAVSGIAVNHKDDWNPNYKVSHQQISVSDETWQLDNDELLIEQIISHADISEPVKASYWVSPQEFKVFLKNGNNLSLKLNKDVISYEAIEPRHVFQAFNRLHLNETNASWVIFSDIFAGLLLFLAISGLFMIKGKNSPWGSRSVLVISGMLLPAAYVFL, encoded by the coding sequence TTGAGTAATAAATCAAGTATCAACTGGTTTAAGTTAAACAGAAACTTACACCGCGATATTGGTTACTTTTGTGTTGGTTTAGTGATTATCTTTGCGGTTTCTGGCATTGCAGTGAACCACAAAGATGATTGGAACCCAAACTACAAAGTAAGCCACCAGCAAATCAGTGTGAGCGATGAAACTTGGCAATTAGATAATGACGAGTTGTTGATTGAGCAAATTATCTCCCATGCTGATATAAGCGAGCCGGTAAAGGCTTCTTATTGGGTGTCGCCGCAAGAGTTTAAGGTGTTTTTAAAAAACGGTAACAACCTCAGCCTTAAACTCAATAAAGATGTCATAAGCTATGAAGCTATTGAGCCTCGTCATGTATTTCAAGCATTTAACCGCTTACACTTGAACGAGACAAACGCTTCGTGGGTGATTTTTTCTGATATTTTTGCTGGGCTGCTGCTGTTTTTAGCAATCAGCGGCTTGTTTATGATCAAGGGTAAAAATAGCCCATGGGGCAGCCGCTCTGTATTAGTCATTAGCGGTATGCTACTCCCAGCAGCTTATGTATTTTTATAA
- a CDS encoding LysE family translocator, translated as MSFEILTALALFALVSSITPGPNNLMLISSGANFGFKRTTPHLLGVTLGFMLMLVLVGLGIMQLFDLFPPSYLILKVFCIAYLLYLAFKIATSNAQQKASSESKPFTFIQAALFQWVNPKAWAMALSAVSLYAPDKNLTSVLIVSLVFGLINLPCVSSWTLLGEKLQHWLASPKRLKAFNYLMAILLIASVMFSLF; from the coding sequence ATGAGTTTTGAAATTTTAACAGCCTTGGCATTATTTGCTTTGGTGTCATCAATTACCCCAGGGCCAAATAACTTAATGTTGATAAGCTCAGGTGCTAACTTTGGCTTTAAAAGAACCACACCACATTTACTTGGCGTGACGCTTGGCTTTATGTTGATGCTGGTTTTAGTGGGCCTTGGCATCATGCAGCTATTTGACTTGTTTCCACCAAGCTACTTGATATTAAAGGTATTTTGCATTGCTTACTTACTCTATCTGGCGTTTAAAATTGCCACAAGTAACGCACAACAAAAAGCCAGTAGTGAAAGTAAACCGTTTACTTTTATTCAGGCTGCACTGTTTCAATGGGTAAACCCAAAAGCGTGGGCAATGGCATTAAGCGCGGTAAGCTTATATGCCCCAGACAAAAACCTCACCTCTGTATTAATCGTAAGCCTCGTATTTGGCTTAATTAACCTGCCGTGTGTCAGCTCGTGGACTTTACTTGGCGAAAAGCTTCAACATTGGCTTGCCAGCCCAAAGCGCTTAAAAGCATTTAACTACCTAATGGCAATACTATTAATCGCTTCAGTGATGTTTAGTTTGTTTTAA
- a CDS encoding LytR/AlgR family response regulator transcription factor, whose product MIIYKYWQQLTTLWQKAAFLWAAFFIVFNAYCFFWRHLIAGGQYQFIDSQIFWLKEWGALCALNIFLVAFVDLKARINSNLFVFIITCAVTICSLVMLRIFVDYSFYGYAIAASFIQLLPKYLIACCLVLALWRVCSMSLLSKAKNDKPENGLSEYIEINHKGVVKRLSPESVLFIKAAGNYVEIQTLTECFLKRDTIKNIQAHLPCNEFKQVHRSYLVNLVHIEDFNLHKANANLQMKLGFSIPVSKTFKPALANVLSEPSVFVTE is encoded by the coding sequence ATGATCATATATAAATACTGGCAGCAATTAACAACACTTTGGCAAAAGGCCGCTTTTTTGTGGGCGGCTTTTTTTATTGTATTTAATGCATATTGCTTTTTTTGGCGTCATTTAATTGCGGGAGGCCAATATCAGTTTATTGACTCACAAATTTTTTGGCTAAAAGAGTGGGGGGCTTTATGTGCTTTAAATATTTTTCTGGTGGCTTTTGTTGATTTAAAAGCCAGGATTAATAGCAACTTATTTGTTTTTATTATTACGTGCGCAGTGACTATTTGTTCTTTGGTGATGTTACGTATTTTTGTTGATTACTCTTTTTATGGCTATGCAATTGCTGCTTCATTCATTCAGCTTTTACCAAAGTACTTAATCGCATGTTGTTTGGTATTGGCGTTATGGCGAGTATGCAGCATGTCGCTCTTGTCAAAAGCAAAGAACGACAAGCCTGAGAATGGTCTATCTGAATATATTGAAATAAACCATAAAGGGGTTGTTAAGAGACTCTCCCCAGAATCAGTATTATTTATTAAAGCTGCCGGTAACTATGTAGAAATACAAACATTAACCGAATGCTTTTTAAAAAGAGATACCATCAAAAACATTCAAGCTCACTTACCTTGCAATGAATTTAAGCAAGTGCACCGCAGCTACCTTGTTAACCTAGTCCATATTGAAGATTTTAATCTTCATAAAGCAAATGCAAATTTACAGATGAAACTAGGGTTTAGCATTCCTGTTAGCAAAACTTTTAAACCAGCATTAGCAAATGTATTAAGTGAGCCAAGTGTATTCGTCACAGAATGA
- a CDS encoding CBS domain-containing protein yields the protein MTHLVSDLMTPDPFAISAQNSLHDAHNLMKEKNVRHIPVINEHGGLVGMLTQKIMIAQVMNIMANYSASALERKEKQTKVVDIMATDFTSISPEQPLHEVAKFFVENRHGCMPVVDKDNNLVGILTSSDFVRLAAALLS from the coding sequence ATGACACACCTAGTTAGTGATTTGATGACGCCAGACCCATTCGCCATTAGCGCGCAAAATAGCCTGCATGACGCTCATAATCTAATGAAAGAGAAGAATGTCCGTCATATTCCAGTGATCAATGAGCATGGTGGCTTAGTTGGCATGTTAACGCAAAAAATCATGATTGCTCAGGTAATGAATATCATGGCTAATTACAGCGCCAGCGCCCTTGAACGCAAAGAAAAGCAAACTAAAGTGGTTGATATTATGGCTACCGATTTTACCAGTATCTCGCCAGAGCAACCGCTACACGAAGTTGCTAAGTTTTTTGTTGAAAATCGTCATGGCTGCATGCCTGTGGTTGATAAAGATAACAACCTAGTGGGAATTCTCACTTCATCTGACTTTGTTCGTTTAGCAGCGGCATTACTCTCTTAA
- a CDS encoding cytochrome b yields MTIKTQKTHKFLHWLSALLVISVLVLGYYMTRVTDYSLYHWHKSIAVIIAVVWLLRIVYRLYQPFQSTVQTSLTKWLHLYHWGLLILLAVMLLSGAFYSGFGGFGIAVFSWQLVASNYNEAGQAVASNAWLSDFGWQIHILSGYVLSAALSIHILAALKHHFIDKDATLKSML; encoded by the coding sequence ATGACAATAAAGACACAGAAAACACATAAGTTTTTGCATTGGCTCAGTGCGCTATTAGTCATTAGCGTGCTTGTTTTGGGTTACTACATGACCAGGGTGACTGACTACAGTTTGTATCATTGGCATAAATCAATTGCGGTGATCATTGCCGTCGTCTGGCTGTTAAGAATAGTTTATAGGCTCTATCAGCCGTTTCAATCTACTGTACAAACAAGCTTAACTAAGTGGTTGCATTTATATCATTGGGGCTTGCTAATCTTGCTAGCTGTAATGTTACTGTCAGGTGCTTTTTATAGCGGTTTCGGCGGCTTTGGTATTGCGGTTTTTTCGTGGCAGTTAGTGGCTAGTAATTATAATGAGGCGGGTCAGGCCGTTGCGTCAAACGCCTGGTTAAGCGATTTTGGCTGGCAAATTCATATTTTATCTGGGTATGTGTTATCAGCTGCTCTTTCAATCCATATTTTAGCGGCGCTTAAGCATCATTTTATAGATAAAGATGCGACCCTAAAGAGTATGCTTTAA
- a CDS encoding Lrp/AsnC family transcriptional regulator, with translation MHELKRNGRIANAELADKVGLSPSACLRRVQELEKLGVIAGYRAVINNQAVGLGFIAYVGVGLNEHSTVSQRAFEHALEFIDEVKECHNVTGSFEYLLRVETADLKSYKAFHADVLGSIPQVRTITTHVVMESPKDERA, from the coding sequence TTGCATGAGCTTAAACGCAATGGCCGAATTGCTAATGCCGAGCTGGCAGATAAAGTGGGTTTATCGCCATCGGCATGCCTTCGTAGAGTGCAAGAACTAGAAAAGCTTGGGGTTATTGCAGGGTATCGGGCGGTTATTAATAATCAGGCTGTTGGCCTAGGTTTTATTGCTTATGTTGGGGTTGGGCTAAATGAGCACTCAACAGTATCTCAGCGAGCATTCGAACACGCGCTTGAGTTTATTGATGAAGTAAAAGAGTGCCACAATGTAACTGGCTCGTTTGAATATTTGCTGAGGGTTGAGACGGCGGATCTCAAGTCCTACAAAGCGTTTCATGCAGATGTACTCGGCTCAATTCCACAGGTACGAACCATTACCACTCATGTCGTGATGGAATCACCGAAGGATGAACGCGCTTAA
- a CDS encoding AraC family transcriptional regulator, with protein sequence MSNHLTLELMTPKGNLADSIQAIWYATAHSQGEQWLACDGATGLVFPVVGEVLIDDKPLAAPYAVQETSTQASKVTFSHDAQFCGIRFNPTVLSELKRNAHPLLAEPSLCEIAEDLKDNASLGTFVTLISRHFTDNKNINHSNRHSKHLIRNLIELTPLETAYQLAPLSQRQLERQVKEQCGVTPKYFERIYRVKLAKQAIKDNPEMSFADIAHECGFTDQPHLIKEFKAIMHITPAKYRKLLKDSQTKQTQLILR encoded by the coding sequence ATGAGTAACCATTTAACGCTCGAATTAATGACCCCAAAGGGCAATCTTGCCGATAGTATACAAGCTATTTGGTATGCCACAGCACACTCTCAAGGAGAGCAATGGCTTGCTTGCGATGGTGCCACTGGGCTTGTGTTTCCTGTTGTTGGTGAAGTTTTAATTGATGACAAGCCGCTTGCTGCCCCTTATGCAGTGCAAGAAACATCGACTCAAGCATCTAAAGTCACATTTTCACACGATGCACAATTTTGCGGTATTCGCTTTAACCCTACGGTATTGTCTGAACTAAAGCGTAATGCTCACCCACTCCTTGCAGAGCCGTCCCTATGTGAAATTGCCGAAGATCTTAAAGATAATGCCAGCCTAGGTACGTTTGTTACGCTTATTAGCCGCCACTTTACTGATAATAAAAACATTAACCACAGTAACAGACACTCAAAGCACCTAATCCGCAATCTTATTGAGTTAACGCCACTCGAAACTGCTTACCAACTTGCCCCACTCAGTCAACGCCAGCTCGAAAGGCAAGTTAAAGAGCAATGCGGTGTCACCCCTAAGTATTTTGAGCGTATCTACCGGGTAAAACTTGCTAAACAAGCAATTAAAGATAACCCCGAAATGAGCTTTGCAGATATTGCACATGAGTGTGGCTTTACCGATCAGCCTCATTTAATCAAAGAATTCAAAGCAATAATGCATATCACGCCAGCAAAATACCGCAAGTTAT
- a CDS encoding GGDEF domain-containing protein, producing MASNVENYFYHGFFVFLLITVVTCSIIATRLMRSSFNNRSIYLFNLFFYLGVIGFAWLWIQDLLDLTPSFRSGVVIYMISMTLLQLSIYNHDEPSRFNKIIIAHGAIFSVFALLTQNINQLALVEACFTLSVLPALIYYTTKRAVCEKNIGNTVLSMAQCILLLVPISQLSIITHEHNLATLYSLTVIAHATVFVMTGLGLITTLLVDEKKRYLELSLKDPLTGLYNRRGLQFIIEQQQLFSPSQTSSLFACVVDIDYFKRINDSYGHDGGDLVLEVFSDLMKHHLKKEDLCCRLGGEEFLLFFFATDINSATQFLEGLRKTIETSQIAYQEHRISVTASFGLTNWQSNDSFESLVNRADKAVYEAKDNGRNQIKINA from the coding sequence ATGGCTAGTAACGTAGAGAATTACTTTTACCACGGCTTTTTTGTCTTCTTACTCATTACGGTAGTAACCTGCTCCATTATAGCCACGCGCCTGATGCGCAGTAGTTTTAATAACCGCTCGATTTACTTATTTAACCTGTTTTTTTACCTTGGTGTAATTGGCTTTGCATGGCTTTGGATCCAAGACTTATTAGACCTTACGCCAAGTTTTCGATCTGGTGTGGTGATTTATATGATCTCCATGACATTACTGCAATTATCCATTTATAACCATGATGAACCCAGCCGCTTTAATAAGATAATCATTGCGCATGGTGCTATTTTTTCTGTATTTGCCCTCCTTACTCAAAATATAAATCAACTTGCCCTTGTTGAAGCCTGTTTTACGCTAAGCGTTCTACCTGCACTTATTTACTACACAACAAAGCGCGCTGTCTGTGAGAAGAACATAGGCAATACAGTGTTGTCGATGGCGCAGTGTATTCTTCTTTTGGTGCCTATTTCACAGCTGAGTATCATTACCCATGAACACAACTTAGCGACCTTATACTCTCTCACGGTTATTGCCCATGCAACCGTGTTTGTTATGACTGGCCTTGGGCTTATTACCACCTTATTAGTTGACGAGAAAAAGCGTTATTTGGAGCTGTCTTTAAAAGATCCACTTACCGGGCTTTACAATCGCCGCGGACTACAATTCATTATTGAACAGCAGCAACTATTCAGCCCAAGTCAAACATCTAGCTTATTCGCCTGCGTAGTTGATATTGATTACTTCAAACGTATTAATGATAGTTACGGGCATGATGGCGGTGACCTAGTACTCGAAGTGTTCTCTGATCTAATGAAACACCATTTAAAAAAAGAGGACCTATGTTGCCGGCTCGGCGGTGAAGAATTTTTACTGTTTTTCTTTGCTACCGACATCAACTCTGCGACACAATTTTTAGAAGGCCTTCGTAAAACCATCGAAACAAGTCAAATTGCTTATCAAGAGCACCGTATATCTGTCACCGCTAGCTTTGGTTTAACCAACTGGCAGTCAAATGACAGCTTTGAAAGCTTAGTAAACCGCGCAGACAAAGCTGTTTATGAGGCGAAAGATAATGGTCGAAACCAAATTAAAATAAACGCTTAA
- the corA gene encoding magnesium/cobalt transporter CorA: MLRFFSIDQGVITETEPAADTPLATAIKNAHWIDTINPTEEERQALASTLNITLPGADDVEEIEASSRCFIDHEGLHVHALFMSPNEGRFNTVTVACLLQDNCLLTIRDDELADFRLLRLRARKGQVACDNPKQLLVTLFDQKVENHADMLEDMHHQLEKLSAYVLEEDDSDLEEAVSRISRLEDNNGKVRLCLMDTRRNISFLLRHLGAPTEDRESLREIVLDIDTLMSHCTFLFDKVNFLMDSTQGFINIEQNQIIKTFSIASVVFLPPTVVASIYGMNFNSMPELQWAWGYPFAIGIMLLSGFAPYLFFKHKGWL; the protein is encoded by the coding sequence ATGTTACGATTTTTTTCTATAGACCAAGGTGTGATCACAGAAACTGAGCCAGCTGCTGATACGCCTCTTGCAACCGCCATAAAAAATGCCCACTGGATTGATACCATAAATCCAACCGAAGAAGAACGACAAGCGCTGGCAAGCACGCTTAATATCACATTACCTGGTGCTGATGATGTTGAAGAAATCGAAGCCTCTTCCCGTTGTTTTATTGACCATGAAGGCTTGCATGTGCATGCGCTTTTCATGTCACCAAATGAAGGGCGCTTTAATACGGTAACCGTGGCTTGTTTGCTACAAGACAACTGCTTGCTTACAATCCGCGATGATGAACTAGCCGATTTTCGTCTATTACGACTGCGTGCACGGAAAGGGCAAGTGGCGTGTGATAATCCGAAGCAACTTTTGGTGACTTTATTTGACCAAAAAGTCGAAAACCACGCTGACATGCTTGAAGACATGCATCACCAGTTAGAAAAACTTAGTGCCTATGTACTTGAAGAGGATGACTCTGACTTAGAAGAAGCTGTTAGCCGAATTTCTCGTCTAGAAGATAACAACGGTAAGGTGCGTTTATGTTTGATGGATACACGCCGGAATATCTCGTTTTTACTGCGCCACCTAGGAGCGCCGACAGAAGACCGCGAATCACTACGTGAAATTGTACTCGATATTGATACCCTTATGTCTCACTGTACATTTTTGTTTGATAAGGTGAATTTCTTAATGGACTCGACTCAGGGTTTTATTAACATCGAACAAAACCAAATTATCAAAACCTTCTCTATTGCCTCAGTGGTGTTTTTACCGCCGACCGTTGTCGCCAGTATCTATGGGATGAATTTTAACAGCATGCCTGAACTGCAATGGGCATGGGGTTACCCGTTTGCAATTGGCATTATGTTGCTGTCTGGCTTTGCACCTTACTTGTTCTTTAAACATAAAGGCTGGTTGTAA
- a CDS encoding helix-turn-helix domain-containing protein, whose protein sequence is MKIRINLDIELAKNKMQLKELSQRIDISMTNLSLLKNGKVKAIRFSTLEAICEELNCQPGDILVYERDSE, encoded by the coding sequence ATGAAAATACGAATCAACCTAGATATAGAATTGGCAAAGAACAAAATGCAGCTGAAAGAGCTATCTCAGCGCATTGATATTTCTATGACCAATTTATCATTACTAAAAAACGGAAAAGTGAAAGCGATCCGCTTTAGTACCCTTGAAGCTATTTGTGAAGAGCTTAATTGCCAACCCGGCGATATTTTGGTGTACGAACGCGATAGCGAATAA
- a CDS encoding substrate-binding domain-containing protein, with the protein MSLKVLLNFKLNWVLLCACFWLFALPIQAKYVVAVVGKTKNDSFYQQAFKGCEQFAKQHLDFECIYDGPKDFQDIRTQVLVITDLVRRNNISGLLIATTDSNYLVERALKQLKDNNIPVITFDSDLLEEDQQYRLAYVGTNNFDYGVALGNELKKFTNKENNQVCIQSGHSTTPNLNKRIEGVRYALSGQKDKRLSGENGWSEFDRCPLYSLGKREVSLGQLDKLLNLENPPLFLAVAGFAQFNSNYANVIAKHKQRIANQEVVIVSADTEQMQLEVLQQGLSSANIGQNPFEMGRLSAELMYQYLTKGERPAKSHYYLDFHYCQQSNAGTCTVNH; encoded by the coding sequence ATGTCTTTAAAAGTATTATTAAATTTTAAATTAAACTGGGTGCTTTTGTGCGCCTGTTTTTGGCTTTTTGCCCTGCCAATTCAGGCTAAATATGTGGTGGCTGTTGTTGGTAAAACCAAAAACGATAGCTTTTATCAGCAAGCCTTTAAAGGATGTGAGCAATTTGCAAAACAGCATCTCGATTTTGAATGTATTTACGATGGCCCCAAAGACTTTCAAGATATTCGCACGCAAGTATTAGTTATCACCGACCTTGTTCGCAGAAACAACATTAGTGGTTTATTAATCGCAACCACAGATTCCAATTACCTTGTTGAAAGAGCGTTAAAACAGCTTAAAGATAACAACATTCCTGTGATCACTTTTGACTCTGATCTGCTCGAAGAAGACCAGCAGTACCGTTTAGCCTATGTGGGTACCAATAATTTTGACTATGGGGTGGCCTTAGGGAACGAATTAAAAAAATTCACCAACAAAGAAAATAATCAAGTTTGTATTCAATCAGGACACTCAACAACACCTAATTTAAACAAGCGTATTGAGGGTGTTCGCTATGCGTTGTCAGGGCAAAAAGATAAACGTTTAAGTGGTGAAAATGGCTGGAGTGAGTTTGATCGATGCCCTTTATATAGCTTAGGCAAGCGAGAGGTATCACTCGGTCAACTCGACAAACTACTTAACCTTGAAAATCCACCACTATTTTTAGCGGTAGCGGGCTTTGCCCAATTTAACTCTAATTATGCAAACGTGATTGCTAAACATAAGCAACGTATTGCTAATCAAGAGGTGGTGATCGTTTCTGCCGATACTGAGCAAATGCAATTAGAAGTATTACAGCAAGGATTATCATCGGCCAATATTGGTCAAAACCCATTTGAAATGGGACGCCTGTCTGCTGAATTGATGTATCAATACCTCACTAAAGGTGAACGACCAGCTAAGTCTCACTATTATTTAGACTTTCACTATTGTCAGCAAAGTAATGCAGGTACTTGCACCGTTAATCACTAA
- a CDS encoding DUF4920 domain-containing protein, producing the protein MFLKSKTFIAFSLALLSFSQHAFSLQFGNQVDSDKLIKISTVMASPDDYLASPITVEGTITGVCEKRGCWMTLASDKRFENLRIKVEDGDMVFPMTAKGSKAIVTGKLDKIQLSLGRTKALLAHKAQQAGESFDVNSVTEAMAIYQLVPSGVEIIE; encoded by the coding sequence ATGTTCCTAAAATCAAAAACATTTATTGCATTCTCATTGGCGCTTTTAAGCTTTAGCCAACACGCCTTTAGCTTACAGTTTGGCAATCAAGTCGACAGTGACAAACTCATTAAAATTTCGACGGTTATGGCCTCACCAGACGATTACCTTGCAAGTCCAATTACCGTGGAAGGGACTATCACAGGGGTATGTGAAAAACGTGGTTGCTGGATGACACTTGCATCTGACAAACGCTTTGAAAACTTACGTATCAAAGTTGAAGATGGCGACATGGTATTCCCGATGACGGCTAAAGGCAGTAAAGCTATCGTAACCGGTAAGCTCGATAAAATTCAGCTTAGCCTTGGCCGCACTAAAGCGTTACTTGCTCACAAAGCGCAGCAAGCCGGCGAAAGCTTTGATGTAAACTCTGTGACTGAAGCAATGGCTATTTATCAGCTCGTACCGAGCGGAGTTGAAATCATTGAGTAA
- a CDS encoding tellurite resistance TerB family protein encodes MKDLQKLVGNLNKSGALSGFLGGVAGGGLTSLMGGKTKKSSKKAVKYGALAAVGGLAWKAYKQYSDQKAAPVQQTSSRGFDFTPATLPEQSFNDVIDDNHSDGQLLLMRAMIAAAYADGHIDETERQKIFAQVETMQLSVQEKAMLFDELRKPMQLSELVAAVPNAQMGIEVYAASASAIDLNQAISKHYLDTLANQLCIPNELVMSIHRELADYQ; translated from the coding sequence ATGAAAGACTTACAAAAGTTAGTGGGTAATTTAAATAAATCAGGCGCGCTGAGTGGTTTTTTAGGAGGCGTTGCTGGCGGCGGACTAACCAGCTTAATGGGCGGAAAAACTAAAAAGAGCAGTAAAAAAGCCGTAAAATATGGTGCGCTTGCTGCTGTCGGTGGCCTTGCTTGGAAAGCCTATAAACAATACTCAGATCAAAAAGCGGCTCCAGTGCAGCAAACTAGTTCTCGTGGTTTTGATTTTACCCCCGCCACGCTGCCCGAGCAGTCATTTAATGATGTCATCGACGATAATCACAGTGATGGGCAATTATTACTCATGCGCGCTATGATTGCAGCCGCCTATGCTGATGGCCACATTGATGAAACGGAAAGACAAAAAATCTTCGCACAAGTAGAAACAATGCAATTGTCTGTGCAAGAAAAGGCCATGCTGTTCGATGAGCTAAGAAAACCAATGCAGCTATCAGAGTTAGTTGCCGCTGTGCCTAACGCACAAATGGGCATTGAAGTATATGCAGCCAGTGCCAGCGCAATTGATTTAAACCAAGCAATCTCTAAACACTACTTAGACACGCTCGCTAACCAATTATGCATTCCTAATGAACTGGTAATGAGCATTCACAGAGAGCTTGCCGACTACCAATAA
- a CDS encoding serine hydrolase domain-containing protein, with product MSWFKTILLTLFLSFVWAATCVYGGVSGWFLKPIAETGNTEQFIANSQALIDNNHANIAYVLIENGQVVFQDYSKSKDEITANTLFPVASLSKFITAYGVMTLAEQQQIRLDHAINEQLTGWQLPESEFDNQSVSLAHLLSHTAGLGDGLGFADIELNETVPSLLASLNKPLSSTGVREIKVTKPVGDFQYSGGGYLMLELLVEEKTNQRFATWMADNVFKPVNMTDASYDVLTELDNIAPAYDKSGQAAGHFQYASAAATGLLASSHDLIALVQALTSPQTGQLSPQMISTMREPLAISLGAPIWGLGTMLYAPTASGDFVFGHDGANEPAINSTLRINPDNNDAIIVLSSGGEHIASKLGYEWTLWQTGYPDFLAFDVALQSAFVPCLIGLSIILIGMLVVRFKKAK from the coding sequence ATGAGCTGGTTTAAAACGATTCTGTTAACGCTATTTTTGTCATTTGTTTGGGCTGCTACCTGTGTATATGGTGGGGTCAGTGGTTGGTTTTTAAAACCCATTGCCGAAACGGGCAATACTGAGCAATTTATTGCTAACAGTCAGGCGCTGATTGACAACAATCACGCAAACATTGCTTATGTTTTGATTGAAAATGGCCAAGTGGTTTTTCAAGATTACTCAAAAAGCAAAGATGAAATAACCGCAAATACTTTGTTCCCAGTGGCATCGCTCAGTAAATTTATTACCGCCTATGGCGTGATGACTCTGGCTGAGCAACAACAAATTCGTTTAGATCACGCGATTAATGAGCAACTGACGGGTTGGCAGTTACCTGAATCAGAGTTTGATAATCAATCAGTTAGCCTTGCTCATCTGTTATCTCATACTGCGGGGCTTGGCGATGGTTTGGGCTTTGCTGATATTGAGCTAAATGAAACCGTACCAAGCTTGCTTGCGTCGCTAAACAAGCCGCTATCATCAACGGGTGTGCGTGAAATTAAAGTCACCAAGCCTGTGGGCGATTTTCAGTATTCTGGGGGCGGCTATTTGATGCTTGAGCTGCTGGTAGAAGAAAAAACGAATCAACGCTTTGCAACTTGGATGGCTGATAACGTCTTTAAGCCAGTCAATATGACTGATGCCAGTTACGATGTACTAACTGAGTTAGATAACATTGCACCTGCTTATGATAAAAGCGGGCAAGCTGCGGGGCATTTTCAATACGCATCGGCAGCGGCAACAGGCTTACTGGCAAGTAGCCATGACTTAATCGCTTTAGTGCAAGCATTAACATCACCTCAAACAGGGCAGTTAAGCCCGCAAATGATCAGCACCATGCGAGAACCATTGGCAATTAGCTTAGGCGCACCAATTTGGGGGCTAGGTACCATGCTTTATGCACCAACAGCATCGGGAGATTTTGTGTTTGGCCATGATGGCGCGAATGAGCCAGCAATAAATAGCACGCTTCGCATCAACCCAGATAACAATGATGCAATCATCGTACTTAGCAGCGGCGGAGAACATATTGCATCAAAGCTCGGTTATGAATGGACGCTTTGGCAAACCGGTTACCCCGACTTTTTAGCGTTTGATGTTGCCCTGCAAAGCGCTTTTGTACCCTGCTTAATAGGCCTTAGTATTATCTTGATAGGTATGCTTGTGGTGCGTTTCAAAAAAGCGAAATAA
- the dps gene encoding DNA starvation/stationary phase protection protein Dps: MSNSSSKIAEFTAPGVKDQAAADTIAILDQRMVALIDLHLTLKHIHWNVVGPNFIGVHEMLDPQVSAVQEMTDTIAERIATMGGVPVGTPQSIVERRTWQDYSIGKGLVTDHLTALDKVYNGVNKDHRAAIEKLGELDPVSEDMITGQLADLEQFQWFVRAHIESSTGELKG; encoded by the coding sequence ATGAGTAATTCATCATCAAAAATCGCAGAATTTACAGCACCAGGTGTTAAAGACCAAGCTGCAGCTGACACGATTGCAATTCTAGACCAGCGCATGGTCGCTTTAATCGATTTACACCTCACTTTAAAACACATTCATTGGAATGTTGTTGGCCCTAATTTTATTGGTGTACACGAAATGTTAGACCCACAAGTAAGCGCAGTGCAAGAGATGACTGACACGATTGCAGAGCGTATTGCAACCATGGGCGGCGTACCTGTTGGCACACCACAATCAATTGTAGAACGCCGTACTTGGCAAGATTATTCAATTGGTAAAGGCTTAGTTACTGACCACCTAACAGCGCTTGATAAAGTGTATAACGGTGTTAATAAAGACCACCGTGCAGCTATCGAAAAGCTTGGTGAGCTAGACCCAGTATCTGAAGATATGATCACCGGCCAACTGGCTGACTTAGAACAATTCCAATGGTTTGTTCGTGCACATATCGAATCGTCTACCGGCGAATTGAAAGGTTAA